In Bradyrhizobium guangxiense, the following are encoded in one genomic region:
- a CDS encoding TAXI family TRAP transporter solute-binding subunit, giving the protein MSSSERTSQTTSEAARRERRRSNSLLLVLAVGFLVFGAAAGALYYALRPDVLRIAVGPPGSDDYKVVQAMADTFAGESRAVRLLPIKTDGAVESLALLGAGKADLAVGRGDLDMPSEAQTVAIVRKNFVVLWAPSRPAGKTPKRKPSPKIKEVADLAGRRVGVIGRTPVNAALLRVILSASGVEADKVAVTHYGTDQTEALAADPTLDAFMAVGPLDSKITSDAVAATARLRGEPKFLAIETSEAIALKHPRYESEEIPPSVFNADPAWPGDKVETVSVSHLIVARKSLHETTVAAFFRQLFAVRQAIARQAPGAAHIAKPDVDKDSELPVHRGAAAVIDGNERTFLDRYGDYFWFGLLLLSGIGSAAAWLRRYLNRDEREETNSHRKRILAMVSSARTAESNQELLTLQREADTIIAETLACYDDGAMEEEELAAFGLVLGLLSNAIAERRAALQRANFEPVRGVMSAPRG; this is encoded by the coding sequence ATGTCTTCGTCCGAGCGTACAAGTCAGACGACCAGCGAGGCGGCCCGTCGAGAGCGGAGAAGGAGCAATTCCTTGCTCCTGGTTCTCGCCGTGGGATTCCTTGTCTTTGGCGCCGCGGCGGGCGCACTCTATTATGCGCTGCGGCCGGACGTCCTCCGGATCGCCGTTGGACCACCAGGAAGCGACGACTACAAAGTCGTTCAGGCGATGGCCGATACCTTTGCCGGCGAAAGCCGGGCTGTCAGGCTGCTTCCGATCAAGACCGACGGAGCGGTGGAGTCTCTTGCCCTGCTTGGGGCTGGCAAAGCCGACCTCGCCGTCGGCCGTGGCGATCTCGACATGCCCTCGGAGGCACAGACCGTCGCCATTGTTCGCAAGAACTTCGTGGTGCTTTGGGCTCCGTCTCGACCTGCCGGCAAGACGCCGAAAAGAAAGCCCTCGCCGAAAATCAAGGAAGTTGCCGATCTCGCGGGGCGCCGGGTCGGCGTGATTGGCCGGACCCCGGTCAACGCTGCATTGCTGCGCGTCATCCTGAGCGCCTCCGGAGTGGAAGCGGACAAGGTCGCCGTGACACATTATGGCACGGATCAGACCGAGGCGCTGGCGGCAGATCCGACCCTCGATGCGTTCATGGCGGTGGGGCCGCTCGACAGCAAGATCACGTCCGATGCCGTGGCTGCGACGGCGCGGCTGCGCGGCGAGCCGAAGTTTCTCGCCATAGAGACATCGGAAGCCATCGCCCTGAAACACCCGCGGTATGAATCGGAGGAAATTCCGCCCAGCGTCTTCAATGCGGATCCGGCCTGGCCGGGAGACAAGGTCGAAACGGTGAGTGTCAGCCACCTGATCGTGGCGAGAAAGTCCCTGCATGAAACGACAGTCGCCGCCTTTTTCCGTCAGCTCTTTGCCGTTCGCCAGGCGATTGCAAGGCAGGCTCCGGGTGCTGCGCACATTGCCAAGCCTGATGTCGACAAGGACAGCGAGCTACCGGTGCATCGGGGAGCGGCGGCCGTCATCGACGGCAATGAACGGACCTTCCTCGATCGTTACGGCGACTACTTCTGGTTCGGGCTGCTACTTCTCTCGGGGATCGGCTCGGCCGCCGCCTGGTTGCGTCGTTATCTCAATCGCGACGAAAGGGAGGAGACCAACAGCCACCGCAAGAGAATCCTGGCCATGGTGTCCAGCGCGCGAACCGCGGAATCGAACCAGGAGCTTCTGACTCTGCAGCGCGAGGCCGACACCATCATAGCCGAAACGCTCGCGTGCTACGATGACGGCGCCATGGAGGAAGAGGAACTCGCGGCTTTTGGTCTTGTGCTCGGGCTGTTGAGCAATGCGATCGCGGAGAGACGAGCCGCGTTGCAGCGTGCCAATTTCGAACCCGTTCGAGGCGTGATGTCTGCGCCGCGAGGATGA
- a CDS encoding avidin/streptavidin family protein, translating into MAWVGDWRNQFGSILRITDDANGRIEGTFETALDDSGFYGQAVPVTGFHKGNCIAFVAVGSSATGDRAVSYTGLLRHGKMETAWFVIADQALSASREGEPAKLKPVNWWRAVTTNIDTFERT; encoded by the coding sequence GTGGCCTGGGTCGGCGATTGGCGAAATCAATTCGGCTCGATCTTGCGCATCACTGACGATGCGAACGGCCGCATTGAGGGGACCTTCGAGACCGCACTCGACGACAGCGGCTTTTACGGCCAGGCGGTACCGGTCACCGGCTTTCACAAGGGCAATTGCATCGCCTTTGTGGCAGTAGGCTCGTCTGCGACGGGCGACCGCGCCGTCTCCTATACCGGATTGCTACGTCACGGAAAGATGGAGACCGCCTGGTTCGTGATCGCCGACCAGGCGCTGAGTGCGTCCAGGGAGGGCGAGCCGGCGAAGCTCAAACCGGTGAACTGGTGGCGCGCCGTGACAACGAACATCGATACGTTCGAACGGACCTGA
- a CDS encoding CBS domain-containing protein encodes MKVSDVMTPDVQLCTPQDSIRDAAEAMAALNVGLLPVAEYDHLVGMISDRDIATRGVAMGLGPDAPVRNVMTTDVRYCYEDQDIDEVTRNMAEIQVRRLPVLNRSKRLVGIIALGDIALCRPGDGAAKALHGISQAGGQHAGAISG; translated from the coding sequence ATGAAAGTTAGCGACGTCATGACTCCCGACGTGCAGCTTTGCACGCCGCAGGACAGCATCCGGGACGCGGCCGAGGCGATGGCGGCGCTCAATGTCGGCCTGCTGCCAGTGGCTGAATATGACCACCTTGTCGGCATGATCTCGGACCGCGATATCGCGACGCGAGGAGTCGCAATGGGCCTGGGACCGGACGCGCCAGTGCGGAACGTCATGACCACGGACGTCCGATACTGCTACGAGGACCAGGACATCGACGAGGTCACCCGGAACATGGCCGAGATCCAGGTGCGGCGGCTGCCGGTGCTCAATCGGAGCAAGCGGCTGGTCGGCATCATCGCACTCGGCGATATCGCCTTGTGCAGGCCGGGCGACGGTGCGGCGAAGGCGCTGCACGGAATTTCGCAAGCAGGCGGACAGCATGCGGGCGCGATCTCCGGCTGA
- a CDS encoding HGGxSTG domain-containing protein gives MSAGHIRNTSAMSASLRCGARTRSGTPCCAPAMHGKARCRMHGGAPRSGAPKGNQNARRHGMFTQDGIAERQQVRSLLEDAWKLLNELE, from the coding sequence ATGAGTGCCGGGCACATCCGCAACACCAGCGCGATGTCGGCGAGCCTGCGCTGCGGCGCCCGGACACGCAGCGGCACGCCGTGTTGCGCGCCGGCGATGCACGGCAAGGCCCGTTGTCGCATGCATGGCGGCGCCCCCAGGTCGGGCGCGCCGAAGGGAAACCAGAATGCGCGGAGACATGGAATGTTCACGCAGGATGGTATCGCCGAGCGGCAACAGGTGCGGAGCTTGCTCGAGGATGCATGGAAGCTGTTGAATGAGCTGGAATGA
- a CDS encoding Bug family tripartite tricarboxylate transporter substrate binding protein, giving the protein MQRTARLLAVVAGLCASVLSTEAMAQKYPVRPVKIIVGFSAGGPVDVVARIIGDRLGSKLGQPFVVENRAGANGMIAAEGVAHADGDGYTMLACNSSTITLNKTLFRDIRYDPEKDFAPLTTAVSAPLVLVVNPENPKTADIKTVADLVAAAKAAPGALAYGSGGNGNLAHLAMELLSQKAGIKLIHVPYRGGSAAEVGLLAQEVLAVFDPLSAVPLVKAGKLRALAVSSAERLPALPDVPTVAEAGYPGFDISFWVGFFMPKATPAPILETLHREIVAAAKDPAVEEKLGSQGVVSVLSPADYAAKIAKETRELAEVVAAANIKAE; this is encoded by the coding sequence ATGCAACGAACCGCCCGCCTGCTGGCCGTCGTCGCCGGCTTGTGCGCCTCCGTGCTGTCGACGGAGGCCATGGCGCAGAAATATCCGGTGCGGCCGGTCAAGATCATTGTCGGCTTCAGCGCGGGCGGACCGGTCGATGTCGTCGCGCGCATCATCGGCGATCGCTTGGGCAGCAAGCTCGGGCAGCCCTTCGTGGTCGAGAACCGCGCCGGCGCCAACGGCATGATTGCCGCAGAGGGCGTCGCGCATGCGGACGGCGACGGCTACACCATGCTCGCCTGCAACTCGTCCACCATCACGCTGAACAAGACGCTGTTCAGGGATATCCGCTACGACCCGGAAAAGGATTTCGCGCCGCTCACCACCGCCGTGTCGGCGCCGCTGGTGCTCGTGGTCAATCCGGAGAATCCCAAGACGGCCGATATCAAGACCGTCGCCGATCTCGTCGCCGCGGCGAAGGCCGCGCCCGGCGCGCTGGCTTACGGTTCGGGCGGCAACGGCAATCTCGCCCATCTCGCCATGGAGCTGCTGAGCCAGAAGGCGGGCATCAAGCTGATCCACGTGCCCTATCGCGGCGGTTCGGCTGCCGAGGTCGGCCTTCTCGCGCAGGAGGTGCTGGCGGTGTTCGATCCGCTCTCCGCCGTGCCGCTGGTCAAGGCCGGCAAGCTGCGCGCGCTCGCGGTGTCGTCGGCCGAGCGGTTGCCGGCCCTGCCGGATGTGCCGACCGTCGCGGAAGCCGGCTATCCCGGCTTCGACATCTCGTTCTGGGTCGGTTTCTTCATGCCGAAGGCGACGCCGGCGCCGATCCTGGAGACGCTGCACCGGGAGATCGTCGCGGCGGCCAAGGATCCGGCGGTCGAGGAGAAGCTCGGCTCGCAGGGCGTGGTCAGCGTGCTCAGCCCGGCCGACTACGCCGCCAAGATCGCGAAGGAGACCAGGGAGCTTGCCGAGGTGGTGGCGGCCGCGAACATCAAGGCGGAGTGA
- a CDS encoding NUDIX domain-containing protein has product MPSKSAGIIVYRRRRRLEVLLVHPGGPFWRSKDAGAWSIPKGEYPEDEDAEIAARREFAEELGLEVPGPLTALGQVKQRGGKLVTAFAAELDLDARSVRSNTFEIEWPPRSGKRQTFPEIDRAEWFTLEEARTRINAGQRPLLDRLGQLAGGE; this is encoded by the coding sequence ATGCCATCGAAGAGTGCCGGGATCATCGTCTATCGAAGGCGCCGAAGGCTGGAGGTCCTTCTCGTTCATCCTGGCGGGCCGTTCTGGCGCAGCAAGGATGCTGGCGCGTGGTCGATCCCCAAGGGGGAATATCCGGAAGACGAAGATGCGGAAATCGCCGCGCGGCGAGAGTTTGCCGAGGAGCTTGGGCTTGAGGTGCCTGGGCCGCTGACCGCGCTTGGTCAGGTCAAGCAGCGAGGAGGCAAGCTCGTCACCGCATTCGCTGCCGAGCTCGATCTCGACGCACGCAGCGTTCGCAGCAACACGTTCGAGATCGAATGGCCGCCGCGGAGCGGGAAACGGCAGACCTTCCCGGAGATCGATCGCGCCGAATGGTTCACGCTCGAAGAGGCGCGCACGAGGATCAACGCAGGGCAACGCCCGCTGCTGGATCGGCTGGGGCAGCTGGCCGGCGGCGAATAG
- a CDS encoding DUF1236 domain-containing protein, with translation MIRLLATTALGLVLANAAFAQSPSATTKSEQTPQSQSNSTPSTTSPSGATGTQTTSQPPQSPATGTSAQNTQSPAPSSGAANSGSGTSNNAASSTDASRPQSGTANSTTAGNPPASQQSANPPPANTNQAQDRSNPPATSSNQAQQAPAASGSNQAQQAPTSNQAQGERSGTGSQAAAQTDVNLNKQQETKISTSISHLNVRPLTNVNFSLNVGTVVPRDVQLSTLPPDVVEIVPQYRGYSFALVKDQIVVVDPATYKIVTVLPYSGQSTATTTTTTRERSASKFSDRDREVIRKHAKTRTEGRSEARTTGSTARSEIHVGDRVPDTVEVEEFPSTVYRDAPDLREYRYIHRDTRTYVIEPRERRVIEEID, from the coding sequence ATGATCCGCCTGTTGGCAACCACCGCCTTGGGGCTGGTGCTGGCGAACGCCGCCTTTGCGCAGTCGCCCAGCGCGACCACGAAGTCCGAGCAGACGCCGCAATCCCAATCGAATTCCACCCCGTCCACTACCTCGCCATCAGGCGCGACCGGTACGCAGACCACATCGCAGCCGCCGCAATCACCGGCGACAGGAACGTCGGCACAGAATACGCAGAGCCCCGCGCCGTCATCCGGCGCTGCCAATTCCGGCTCCGGCACGTCCAACAATGCCGCGAGCAGCACGGATGCCTCGCGTCCGCAAAGCGGCACTGCGAACTCGACCACGGCCGGCAACCCGCCTGCGTCCCAGCAGAGCGCCAACCCGCCACCGGCGAACACGAACCAGGCGCAGGATCGGTCTAATCCGCCTGCGACCAGCAGCAACCAGGCTCAGCAAGCGCCTGCGGCGTCCGGGAGTAATCAAGCCCAGCAGGCGCCGACCAGCAATCAGGCGCAGGGCGAGCGGTCCGGCACCGGTTCACAGGCTGCGGCGCAAACCGACGTCAACCTCAACAAGCAGCAGGAGACCAAGATCAGCACCTCGATCTCGCACCTGAATGTGCGGCCGCTGACCAATGTCAATTTCTCGCTCAATGTCGGCACGGTGGTGCCGCGCGACGTGCAGCTCTCGACACTGCCGCCCGACGTCGTCGAGATCGTACCGCAATATCGCGGCTACAGCTTTGCACTGGTGAAGGACCAGATCGTCGTGGTCGATCCGGCCACGTACAAGATCGTGACGGTGCTGCCGTATTCGGGGCAATCCACCGCGACAACGACGACGACCACGCGCGAGCGCAGCGCCAGCAAGTTCTCCGATCGCGATCGCGAGGTGATCCGCAAGCATGCGAAAACCCGTACCGAAGGGCGGAGCGAGGCGCGGACCACCGGCAGCACGGCGCGCAGCGAGATCCATGTCGGCGATCGCGTGCCTGACACCGTCGAGGTGGAGGAATTCCCGAGCACCGTCTATCGGGACGCGCCGGATCTGCGGGAATACCGCTACATCCATCGCGACACCCGGACCTACGTCATCGAGCCCCGCGAACGGCGCGTGATCGAGGAGATCGACTGA
- a CDS encoding lytic transglycosylase domain-containing protein, with the protein MRFVVAAFAAVLIMMCDLDPSASRQTSTFDTVVVQNNHASPLVPVVELFLASVQAIELANARAAHEETIEPSRPTASVAEGPVSPTDRFCHALREAAEASDIPVPFFARLIWQESRFKSNEVSHAGAQGVAQFMPETAAEVGLDDPFDPMKALPASAKFLRKLRDDFGNLGLAAAAYNAGPGRIQKWLAKESELPRETRDYVRIITGTKAEDWTERSDALAIRIDLPREAPCEGIGSLSKAKDVAWVPVNLTPSVTTIMRKAEQLAARLTANRARKRFATLLRKNAFAHGKARSMIAARAAGKSAKARAVRFASRERPSG; encoded by the coding sequence ATGCGATTTGTCGTCGCGGCTTTCGCCGCGGTTCTGATCATGATGTGCGACCTCGATCCGTCGGCGTCCCGGCAAACATCAACCTTCGACACCGTCGTTGTTCAGAACAACCATGCCTCGCCGCTGGTTCCGGTGGTCGAACTCTTCCTGGCCAGCGTGCAGGCCATCGAGCTCGCCAATGCGCGCGCGGCGCATGAGGAAACGATCGAGCCGTCGCGCCCGACCGCCTCCGTCGCCGAGGGGCCGGTGTCGCCGACAGACCGATTCTGTCACGCCCTTCGCGAAGCAGCCGAGGCCAGCGACATCCCGGTGCCGTTCTTCGCGCGCCTGATCTGGCAGGAGAGCCGCTTCAAGTCCAACGAGGTCAGCCATGCCGGCGCGCAGGGCGTTGCGCAGTTCATGCCGGAGACGGCCGCCGAGGTCGGGCTCGATGATCCCTTCGACCCGATGAAGGCGCTGCCGGCATCGGCCAAATTCCTGCGCAAGCTGCGCGACGATTTCGGCAATCTCGGCCTTGCCGCAGCCGCCTACAATGCAGGTCCCGGCCGCATCCAGAAGTGGCTTGCCAAGGAGAGCGAGCTGCCGCGCGAGACGCGCGACTATGTCCGCATCATCACCGGCACCAAGGCCGAGGACTGGACCGAGCGCTCTGACGCGCTTGCGATCCGGATCGACCTGCCGCGCGAAGCCCCATGCGAAGGCATCGGCAGCCTCTCGAAGGCAAAGGACGTCGCCTGGGTTCCGGTCAACCTGACGCCCTCGGTCACGACCATCATGCGCAAGGCCGAACAGCTCGCCGCGCGCCTGACGGCGAACCGTGCCCGCAAGCGGTTCGCAACCTTGCTCCGGAAGAACGCTTTTGCTCATGGCAAGGCGCGCAGCATGATTGCCGCGCGCGCGGCCGGAAAGAGCGCGAAAGCTCGCGCCGTCCGCTTCGCATCACGCGAACGGCCCTCGGGTTAA
- a CDS encoding L,D-transpeptidase family protein: MMRWMLGAVMSLWLVCPVLAGNLDARAVNDAARPEKLPPADKVSAPATKLQILLDRAQFSPGQIDGKLGENAQKALKAFAEQNGVGIDKTIAPELWDRLNAASEGPALVDYKITDADVKGPFLKKLPAKLDDMKSLEALSYTSPLEGLAEKFHMSEELLRALNPGRSFDKAGETITVANVPARRELPRIGRIEIDKTRGTLKAYEGSGRLVAFYPASIGSPDRPTPTGTLKVTGTNEQPTYHYNPEYKFKSVKSKKPFDIKPGPNNPVGAYWIGLSAQGYGIHGTGEPDRVGKSASHGCIRLTNWDARALGENVKRGTPVVFLDAPTDSSSRQQSKTAGSRAAN; this comes from the coding sequence ATGATGCGATGGATGCTTGGCGCGGTGATGTCGCTGTGGTTGGTCTGTCCGGTGCTCGCGGGCAATCTCGATGCGAGAGCGGTGAACGACGCTGCGCGTCCCGAAAAGCTGCCGCCTGCCGACAAGGTCAGCGCGCCGGCGACGAAGCTTCAGATCTTGCTCGATCGTGCGCAATTCTCGCCCGGCCAGATCGACGGCAAGCTCGGCGAGAACGCGCAGAAGGCGTTGAAGGCGTTCGCCGAGCAGAACGGAGTTGGCATCGACAAGACCATCGCTCCGGAACTCTGGGACAGGCTGAATGCAGCCAGCGAAGGTCCTGCTCTTGTCGACTACAAGATCACCGATGCCGACGTGAAAGGGCCCTTCCTGAAGAAGCTCCCCGCCAAGCTCGACGATATGAAGTCGTTGGAGGCGCTGAGCTACACCAGCCCGCTCGAAGGCCTCGCTGAAAAATTCCACATGAGCGAGGAGCTGTTGAGGGCGCTCAATCCGGGCAGGTCTTTCGACAAGGCCGGAGAGACGATCACCGTGGCCAACGTGCCGGCGCGACGGGAGCTTCCTCGCATCGGTCGGATCGAGATCGACAAGACGCGCGGGACGCTGAAGGCTTACGAGGGCTCCGGTCGTCTGGTCGCGTTCTATCCGGCGTCAATCGGCAGTCCGGATCGCCCGACGCCGACGGGGACGCTGAAGGTCACCGGCACCAACGAGCAGCCGACCTATCATTACAATCCCGAGTACAAGTTCAAGAGCGTGAAATCCAAGAAGCCGTTCGACATCAAGCCGGGCCCGAACAATCCCGTGGGGGCGTACTGGATCGGTCTCTCGGCGCAAGGCTACGGCATCCACGGGACGGGGGAGCCCGACAGGGTCGGCAAGTCCGCGTCTCACGGCTGCATCAGGCTGACCAACTGGGATGCGCGAGCGCTCGGCGAGAACGTCAAGCGCGGCACGCCCGTCGTCTTCCTCGACGCGCCGACGGACTCCTCATCAAGGCAGCAGAGCAAGACGGCCGGCTCGCGCGCCGCGAACTAA
- a CDS encoding VOC family protein yields MALKNVIGIDHAVVMVKDLDKAAENYRQLGFTVSPRGTHSAHMGTGNYTIMFDPDYMELLGVLAATEHNAPARTFLDKRGEGIERIAFTAVDSAAGAEEIRGRGLTPIGPTDFERPVTLPDGTVSAAKFRTFMWPTAEAPGGVRIFPCQHKTRETVWIPELMKHANAAKRIKQTLIATPEPAKDAAHLGQLIDREPKAEADGAVTVPSGGDRADFVYLTLEQLGKRYPGVPLAGLAERGGAALVLVSGDLAATEKALGSVAVRSGPAICVPPAKANGTLLAFVTG; encoded by the coding sequence GTGGCTCTCAAGAACGTCATCGGTATCGACCACGCCGTGGTCATGGTGAAGGACCTCGACAAGGCCGCCGAGAACTACCGGCAGCTCGGCTTCACGGTCTCCCCGCGCGGTACCCATAGCGCGCATATGGGCACCGGCAACTACACCATCATGTTCGACCCCGACTATATGGAGCTGCTCGGCGTACTCGCCGCGACCGAGCACAACGCGCCCGCACGCACCTTCCTCGACAAGCGGGGCGAGGGCATCGAGCGCATCGCCTTCACCGCGGTGGATTCCGCCGCCGGCGCGGAGGAGATCCGGGGACGCGGCCTGACGCCGATCGGTCCGACCGATTTCGAGCGGCCGGTCACGCTGCCCGATGGCACGGTCTCGGCGGCCAAATTCCGCACCTTCATGTGGCCGACCGCCGAAGCGCCGGGCGGCGTGCGCATCTTCCCCTGCCAGCACAAGACGCGCGAGACAGTGTGGATCCCCGAGCTGATGAAGCACGCCAATGCGGCAAAGCGGATCAAGCAGACGCTGATCGCAACGCCCGAGCCGGCGAAGGACGCTGCGCATCTCGGCCAGCTGATCGACCGCGAGCCGAAGGCGGAGGCCGACGGCGCCGTGACCGTGCCCTCCGGCGGCGACCGCGCCGACTTCGTCTATCTGACGCTGGAGCAGCTCGGAAAGCGTTATCCCGGCGTGCCGCTCGCCGGCCTGGCCGAGCGCGGCGGCGCGGCGCTGGTGCTCGTCAGCGGCGATCTCGCCGCGACGGAGAAGGCGCTCGGGTCCGTCGCTGTGCGCAGTGGGCCTGCGATTTGCGTGCCGCCGGCCAAGGCCAACGGCACCCTGCTCGCCTTCGTTACCGGCTGA
- a CDS encoding urate hydroxylase PuuD, which produces MWGSIISEWASLLLRWLHVVSAIAWIGSSFYFIALDLSLRPRSNLPDGVQGEAWQVHGGGFYRIMKYLVAPNQMPDELTWFKWEAYTTWLSGFALMVVVYYLEADLFLVDKSILDLTPFQAGLFSFCSLALAWLLYEAACRSGLAQRELPFAVGGYLFLVALTYAFTHVLSGRGAFNQIAAIIGTVMVANVFALIIPNQKKIVASLIAGQAPDPKLGKASKERSVHNNYLTLPVVVLMISNHYPLLYATRFNWIIVAIVLALGPVIRHFFNERHAGRKSPWWVWGVAAAGVVAILFLSAAGPREMKTAALSTQPTLAAVEDIVMSRCSMCHAAEPVWAGIVTAPKGILLDAPEHIHRNIRLIGRVAAWSSAMPPGNITEMTSQERAVLAAYLERAHLARHASRLHLAE; this is translated from the coding sequence ATGTGGGGATCCATCATATCGGAATGGGCGAGCCTGCTGCTCCGCTGGCTGCACGTGGTGTCGGCGATCGCCTGGATCGGCAGTTCCTTCTATTTCATCGCCCTCGACCTCAGCCTCAGGCCCAGGAGTAACCTGCCTGATGGCGTGCAGGGCGAAGCCTGGCAGGTCCATGGCGGCGGCTTCTACCGGATCATGAAATATCTGGTGGCCCCAAATCAGATGCCGGACGAGCTGACCTGGTTCAAATGGGAGGCCTACACCACCTGGCTGTCCGGCTTTGCGCTGATGGTGGTGGTCTATTATCTCGAGGCCGACCTGTTCCTGGTCGACAAGTCGATCCTCGACCTCACGCCATTCCAGGCCGGGCTATTCAGCTTCTGTAGTCTCGCGCTGGCGTGGCTGCTCTATGAAGCCGCCTGCCGTAGCGGGCTTGCCCAACGCGAATTGCCCTTTGCCGTCGGCGGCTATCTGTTCCTGGTCGCGCTGACCTATGCCTTCACCCATGTGCTGAGCGGCCGCGGCGCCTTCAACCAGATCGCCGCGATCATCGGCACCGTCATGGTCGCCAACGTCTTCGCGCTGATCATCCCGAACCAGAAGAAGATCGTCGCCAGCCTGATCGCCGGGCAGGCGCCCGATCCGAAGCTCGGCAAGGCCAGCAAGGAGCGCTCGGTCCACAACAATTACCTGACGCTCCCCGTCGTCGTGCTGATGATCAGCAACCACTATCCCCTGCTCTACGCTACGCGCTTCAACTGGATCATCGTCGCGATCGTCCTGGCGCTCGGCCCGGTGATCCGCCACTTCTTCAACGAGCGGCACGCCGGGCGCAAATCGCCGTGGTGGGTGTGGGGCGTCGCCGCCGCGGGCGTTGTCGCAATCCTTTTCCTCTCCGCGGCCGGCCCGCGCGAGATGAAGACCGCCGCGCTGTCGACACAACCCACGCTCGCCGCCGTCGAGGACATCGTGATGTCCCGGTGCAGCATGTGCCACGCGGCGGAGCCGGTCTGGGCCGGCATCGTGACTGCACCGAAGGGCATCCTGCTCGATGCGCCCGAGCACATCCATCGCAACATCCGCCTGATCGGCCGTGTCGCGGCCTGGTCCAGCGCAATGCCGCCGGGCAACATCACCGAAATGACCAGCCAGGAGCGTGCGGTCCTTGCCGCCTATCTCGAGCGGGCGCACTTAGCTCGTCACGCGTCGAGGCTGCATCTCGCGGAATGA
- a CDS encoding PQQ-dependent sugar dehydrogenase yields MFEIAGREDKLKSRILSVAISAGLLVATAAQAEPVLQGKDAYGDWRADKPGTIRLIRPQDLVRPGATRSVASSSRVVPRPPEAELQVPAGFKIEPFAEGLRAPRIVRVAPNGDVFVAETRAGSIRVLRAGEGGKVASNDVFASGLRQPFGIAFFPNGDNPQWVYVANTDSVVRFPYQAGDLKARGKAETLVASLPHDGGHSTRDIVFTPDNKRMLVSVGSLSNVAEGLGTPPGGMEAWSKAQPLGAAWASETERAAVLAFSPDGKERKIYATGIRNCVGLAIQPQTGLPWCSTNERDGLGDDLVPDYVTSVKEGAFYGWPWFYIGNNEDPRHAGARPDLKDKVAVPDVLIQPHSASLGMAFYQGTQFPSEYQGDAFAAEHGSWNRSKRTGYKVIRIRMKDGKPTGEYEDFVTGFVVSDTEVWGRPVGVAVAKDGSLLVSEDGNGTIWRVTYSR; encoded by the coding sequence ATGTTCGAGATTGCAGGCCGGGAGGACAAATTGAAGAGTAGAATTTTGTCCGTCGCGATATCCGCGGGCCTGCTGGTTGCAACCGCTGCGCAGGCCGAGCCGGTGCTGCAGGGCAAGGATGCCTATGGCGATTGGCGGGCCGACAAGCCCGGAACGATCAGGTTGATCCGGCCGCAAGACCTGGTCAGGCCCGGCGCGACGCGGTCGGTTGCGAGTTCGTCCCGCGTGGTGCCGCGCCCGCCGGAAGCGGAGCTCCAGGTGCCGGCAGGCTTCAAGATCGAGCCGTTCGCCGAAGGTTTGCGCGCGCCGCGGATCGTGCGGGTGGCGCCGAATGGCGATGTGTTCGTCGCGGAAACGCGGGCCGGCAGCATCCGCGTGTTGCGCGCGGGGGAGGGTGGCAAGGTTGCGAGCAACGACGTCTTTGCCAGCGGACTGAGGCAGCCCTTCGGAATCGCCTTCTTTCCGAACGGTGACAATCCGCAATGGGTCTATGTTGCCAACACCGACAGCGTCGTCCGCTTTCCCTATCAGGCGGGCGATCTCAAGGCCCGCGGCAAGGCGGAGACGCTCGTGGCAAGCCTGCCGCACGACGGCGGCCATTCCACTCGCGACATCGTCTTCACACCCGACAACAAGCGCATGCTGGTGTCGGTCGGCTCGCTCAGCAACGTCGCGGAAGGTCTGGGCACGCCGCCGGGCGGAATGGAAGCGTGGTCGAAAGCGCAACCGCTCGGCGCGGCCTGGGCCAGCGAAACCGAGCGTGCCGCCGTGCTGGCTTTCAGTCCTGATGGAAAGGAACGGAAGATCTACGCCACGGGTATCCGCAACTGCGTCGGTCTTGCGATCCAGCCGCAGACCGGTCTGCCCTGGTGCTCGACCAACGAACGCGACGGCCTCGGCGACGATCTCGTGCCTGACTACGTCACCAGCGTGAAGGAGGGCGCCTTCTACGGCTGGCCGTGGTTCTATATCGGCAACAATGAAGACCCGCGCCACGCCGGTGCGCGGCCGGACCTGAAGGACAAGGTGGCGGTGCCCGACGTGCTGATCCAGCCGCATTCGGCCTCGCTCGGCATGGCCTTCTACCAAGGCACGCAGTTTCCGAGCGAATACCAGGGCGATGCCTTCGCAGCCGAGCACGGATCGTGGAACCGGTCTAAGCGCACCGGTTACAAGGTGATCCGCATCCGGATGAAGGACGGCAAGCCGACCGGCGAGTATGAGGATTTCGTCACAGGGTTCGTGGTGAGCGACACCGAGGTTTGGGGACGGCCGGTGGGGGTAGCGGTTGCGAAGGACGGATCGCTGCTGGTCTCGGAGGATGGCAACGGCACGATCTGGCGGGTGACGTATTCGCGCTGA